From the genome of Chelonoidis abingdonii isolate Lonesome George chromosome 25, CheloAbing_2.0, whole genome shotgun sequence, one region includes:
- the TMEM35B gene encoding transmembrane protein 35B, producing MALVFPAVRVLLGLFFLLTGAVKLTDRISAELYQQLKSQFVQFADVFPLKEFGYKPEPGQYLQVVGWIEVVAGALLAFGPQLLQEISNFVLTIVMIGAIYTLLVLKEPLAMCAPATICLGLLLLLNIRGRGGRAKSKFE from the exons ATGGCGCTCGTCTTCCCCGCCGTGCGGGTGCTGCTCGGCCTCTTCTTCCTGCTCACCGGGGCGGTGAAGCTGACGGACCGGATCTCGGCCGAGCTCTACCAGcagctg AAGTCCCAGTTTGTGCAGTTTGCCGATGTCTTCCCCCTGAAGGAGTTTGGCTACAAGCCGGAGCCGGGGCAGTATCTGCAGGTGGTTGGCTGGATCGAGGTGGTGGCCGGGGCGCTGCTGGCCTTTGGgccccagctcctgcaggagATCAGCAACTTCGTGCTCACCATCGTCATGATCG GTGCCATCTACACCCTGCTGGTGCTGAAGGAGCCGTTGGCCATGTGTGCTCCGGCTACGATCTGCCtgggcctcctgctgctgctcaacATACGAGGaagggggggcagggccaagtCCAAGTTTGAGTGA